A window of Ruminiclostridium herbifermentans genomic DNA:
GATAAGTATTGCAGTAACTATAGTTTTTGCTGCAATAGGAACCGCAGTTATCATGTTTGTTGTCAAACTTGTATCTAAGGAAATTAGAGTATCAGCAAGAGAAGAATCAGAAGGGCTTGATATTTCACAGCATGGAGAGTCTGCATATCCTTCTTTTACAGGAATGGATTAAGAATACTGTTATCTAAGCTAAATATATATTTTGCAAAAGTTTATTATATAATTTATAACTGAAAAATTGGTATATTTATTACAACTGCTACTATAGCAGATAGAGGAGGTTTTTCAATATGAAGAAAATTGAGGCAATTGTAAGACCATGCAAGCTTGAGGAGTTAAAAGAAGCTTTGCTTGCAATTGATTTAGACGGTATAACTATAAGTCAGGTTATGGGTGCCGGAAAACAGCTAGGTTGGAAGGAATTTTACAGGGGAAATGAAATTACCCTAAATGTACTTCCAAAAGTAAAATTGGAATTGGTATCAACAGATGATAAGGTTGAACTAATTATTGATACAATTATGAAATATTCTCAAACAGGAGAACTGGGTGACGGTAAGATATTTATTTATGATTTACAGGATTGCATACGTATACGTACTGGTGAAAGAGGAGATGCAGCAATTTAATGAGGTTATGCTCATTTAGCAACTGTATAGTAAATGTTTATGATAGGATTGTTTATTAATATGGTAATTTACTTACGATGTTTTGTGCTCTTAGTGTTGTAGGAGAAACGGCAGAGATTGTGTAATGGCAATAATTGTGAGATATGAAAATTAAAAATTATTATACGCATTATGAAATTTCACTAGTTGAAACCTTCACCTTAGGATGAAGGTTTCAACTAAAATGCTTTTATTATGAATTTTTCATTGTAAGAATTAATTCTCTAAGAATCTTACAAGCTACTGCGGTTGAAGAACCACTTTGATCATAATGAGGTGAAAGTTCAACAATATCTGCTCCGATAATGTTTAATTTCGATACAGCTTTTAAAGCATTAACAAGATCGAGGAAACTTACACCGCCTGCTTCTGGAGTTCCTGTGCCTGGGAATATTGACGGGTCTAAAACATCTAGATCAATTGTAAGGTAGACCGGCAGGGTACCGATAGTATTAATTGCATTATTTAAAGTATCAAAATTGTGCAAGCACATGTTGGTATGACCTTCCTTTGACCAATAGAATTCTTCTCTAGTACCGCTTCTAATTCCATATTGCCATATACGATTATCACCAAGTATATCCCAAGCACGTCTTATAACTGAAGAATGGGATAGTGGTTCACCTAAGTAATCCTCGCGAAGATCTGTATGAGCATCAAAATGCAGAATATGAAGGTTTGGATATTTTTTAGCTGCTTGCTCAATTACTGGCAAGGAAACAAGATGCTCTCCGCCAATCATTAACGGCATTTTACAACTGTCAAAGATATGCTGAGAAGTTTCTGATATCATTTCTAGGGCACGTGTTGGTGAGCCAAAGGGCAAATCCAAATCACCATAATCATGTATTGAATAATCTGTTATATCGGCATCAAAATAAGGGCTATATGCTTCAATGCCAATGGAATCCATTCTCATAATGGAAGGTGCAAATCTTGTTCCTGGTCTAAAGGTAGTGGTCCCATCATATGGAGCACCAAAGATTACAATATCGGATGATTTAAAGTCACTATCACAGCCTAAAAACTTGGCTGACAAAATATTTTTGTTCATTTACAAATCTCCTCTGAAGAGATAGCAGACTTAATGCCTGTATCTCAGTATTTTTATTTTAATAATGAGGCAAGAAAATGTCACCAACTTATATTGCAGTGAGTAGTATTTTGTTTTTCAAGTGGTTAAAATATCTACAACCTCAATTACATGCCGCTAATGTAATAAAATTTTTTTGCAATGTTCCTAGACATACAGATGTTCAGACTATTGCTGGAAAAATTTCATTTATATTATAGGCGTAATAATTTTATCATATATAACTAAAATTTCAATGCTGAGACTATTTATTCTGGTGGATAACGACGAACTGTTTTATATAAAAGATATGCAAAATCTTTAGAAAATCTGATTTTTAGCATGTTAAAATAGGTTAATTTATGATATAATAATAAATGTGTTTAGGAATAGTTTATCTGTAGCAAATCTTAATTAAAATCTAAGAGTTAAGGATGTTTTTATATACATAAACGGTATTCTAAAGTACTTTTATTGTGTATAGTTTGCTTGTAGACTTGAAAGCAGTGTAGAATATTTATCAATTTTATTTTATTCCATTATTTGATGTGAGAGAAATATTGGTTCTACAAATAGGTTTGTGCAAGTATGTGAGTTATGAACTTCAATGAATAAGCTTGCCAAATCATATGATTTTATGGACCTCATAAAAATAAGTTTTTGCAAGTTTAAGAGATGCAAGATTCAAAATATAGGTTTTAGAAAGCCTATATTTTTGCGAACCTAAAAAAATAAGTTTCTGCAAGTTTGCGAGTTGAGAGATTCAAAATATAGGTTTTAGAAAGCCTATATTTTTATGAACCTCAAAAAATAAGTTTTTGCAAGTTTGTGAGTCATTCTATTAAAAAATGCCAGTGAAAAGCTTGTGAAATTTTGATCTTTAAAAATGATTTCTTAAGCATTTGAGTTAACCAGCATCAAAAAAGGCTTGCGAAAAGTATATGATTTAACAGCTTCAAAAGATAGGCTTGTGTAATCATTTGAGTTTACTAGCATCAAGAAATACGTTTTTACAAGCCTATGAGTTTTTGAGTCAATATTAAATTTATTCTTAATTAATTTATTATATTTTGTTACCTTAGTGGTTGTAGGAGGTTAGTATGAAATTTACAAAAATGCAGGGATTAGGAAATGATTATATTTATGTTGATTGTACAAAAAACATATTAGATAATCCTTTTGAAGTGGCAAAGAAGGTAAGCGACAGACATTTTGGAATTGGTTCTGACGGGTTGGTTCTTATTTTATCTTCTGACAAGGCTGATTTTAGAATGAGAATGTTTAACTCGGATGGTTCTGAGGCTGAGATGTGTGGTAATGCAATCCGTTGTGTCGGCAAATATGTTTTTGATAATAAGCTTACAAATAAAACAAATATTACGATAGAGACGCTTGCGGGTATTAAGGTATTAGAATTGAAAACTGAAGATGACAAAGTAGTTTTAGTCAGAGTTGATATGGGTGAACCTATTCTGACTCCAAAAGAAATACCAGTGGAAAGTAGCAAAGATAGATTTATTGCTGAACCTATTGAAATTGATGGCCATATATTTAAGGTTACAGCTGTTTCAATGGGCAACCCTCATGCAATTTCATATGTTGAAGATGTTGAGAACTTCCCTTTATGCCAGGCGGGTCCTAAAATGGAAACTCATAAGTTATTTCCAAGGAAAGTAAACGCAGAGTTTGTTCAAGTAATAGATAAATCAACACTTAAAATGAGAGTTTGGGAAAGAGGCGCAGGAGAAACTCTCGCTTGCGGAACTGGAGCATGTGCAACACTTGTTGCATCTGTGTTAAATGGAGTAACAGAGAGAGTTGCTAAAATAAAGCTGCTTGGTGGAGACTTATTTATAGAATGGTCAGAAAAGGATAATCATGTATATATGACTGGACCAGCAGAGAAAGTATTTGATGGTGAAATAGAACTTTAATAGAAGCTTTTTATTTTATATAGAAGCTTTTTAATAGAAGTTTACAATTTAAATATAAATTTTGAAAAGAGAGGAATAAAGAATATGACATATGTAAATGTAAACCACTTAAAATTACCTGGTAACTATTTATTTGCTGAGATTGGTAAAAGAGTTGCGGCTTTCAAAGAGCAGAATCCTGCTGCAGATATTATAAGACTTGGAA
This region includes:
- a CDS encoding P-II family nitrogen regulator encodes the protein MKKIEAIVRPCKLEELKEALLAIDLDGITISQVMGAGKQLGWKEFYRGNEITLNVLPKVKLELVSTDDKVELIIDTIMKYSQTGELGDGKIFIYDLQDCIRIRTGERGDAAI
- the speB gene encoding agmatinase, with amino-acid sequence MNKNILSAKFLGCDSDFKSSDIVIFGAPYDGTTTFRPGTRFAPSIMRMDSIGIEAYSPYFDADITDYSIHDYGDLDLPFGSPTRALEMISETSQHIFDSCKMPLMIGGEHLVSLPVIEQAAKKYPNLHILHFDAHTDLREDYLGEPLSHSSVIRRAWDILGDNRIWQYGIRSGTREEFYWSKEGHTNMCLHNFDTLNNAINTIGTLPVYLTIDLDVLDPSIFPGTGTPEAGGVSFLDLVNALKAVSKLNIIGADIVELSPHYDQSGSSTAVACKILRELILTMKNS
- the dapF gene encoding diaminopimelate epimerase, translated to MKFTKMQGLGNDYIYVDCTKNILDNPFEVAKKVSDRHFGIGSDGLVLILSSDKADFRMRMFNSDGSEAEMCGNAIRCVGKYVFDNKLTNKTNITIETLAGIKVLELKTEDDKVVLVRVDMGEPILTPKEIPVESSKDRFIAEPIEIDGHIFKVTAVSMGNPHAISYVEDVENFPLCQAGPKMETHKLFPRKVNAEFVQVIDKSTLKMRVWERGAGETLACGTGACATLVASVLNGVTERVAKIKLLGGDLFIEWSEKDNHVYMTGPAEKVFDGEIEL